One Alkalicoccus halolimnae DNA segment encodes these proteins:
- a CDS encoding diphthine--ammonia ligase, producing MINGQRYFTSWSGGKDSALAHYQALQEGGSPACLLSMFEENEEYSRSHSLPYGVIQAQADAMDVPLIIRGASWASYQKKFLELMEIMKRNGVNYGVFGDIDLEDHLEWVQRNCEKGGITSYHPLWKKERRQVLTELLDAGFESVIIVVDENKLPATFLGRVLDEEAIAEIEERGIDACGEEGEFHTVVVDGPLFNRRIPVSFKEVERHEGYAFLPVVLQVG from the coding sequence ATGATTAACGGTCAGCGTTATTTCACTTCATGGAGCGGCGGAAAAGATTCCGCTTTAGCTCATTATCAGGCATTACAGGAAGGCGGCAGCCCGGCCTGTCTTCTTTCAATGTTCGAAGAAAATGAGGAATATTCGCGGTCCCATTCTCTTCCTTACGGGGTGATCCAGGCACAGGCAGATGCAATGGACGTACCGCTCATCATCCGTGGGGCTTCCTGGGCCTCCTACCAGAAAAAATTTCTTGAATTAATGGAAATTATGAAACGAAACGGCGTAAATTACGGCGTATTTGGTGATATTGACCTCGAAGACCATCTGGAATGGGTGCAGCGGAATTGTGAAAAAGGAGGCATTACCTCCTACCATCCGCTCTGGAAAAAAGAACGCCGGCAGGTATTAACCGAACTTTTAGATGCAGGATTTGAATCCGTCATTATCGTCGTCGATGAAAACAAACTTCCCGCTACCTTCCTCGGAAGAGTACTCGACGAAGAAGCAATTGCTGAAATTGAAGAACGCGGTATTGATGCCTGTGGGGAAGAAGGAGAATTTCACACCGTCGTTGTAGATGGCCCTCTCTTTAACAGGCGAATACCGGTTTCCTTCAAAGAAGTTGAACGACATGAAGGTTATGCCTTTCTGCCTGTAGTCCTTCAGGTTGGATAA